The proteins below come from a single Metarhizium brunneum chromosome 1, complete sequence genomic window:
- the Them4 gene encoding Acyl-coenzyme A thioesterase, with amino-acid sequence MTESSPGTNYKEFRLHSNKNPDTFARHLVAGSLFGNQKLPIYPRLFMQRTPVPRIIAACYVGDHLCGHPGYVHGGLPFVLFDDIFALCAGMGFESGVAMTANMNINFRKPLLPERLCIIRAEVVRQQGRKAWVEGSVRSLDVFTAKDMEKVSMADNAGISAEEANATLVAEATAVFVEPKFAHSMVSLLGNH; translated from the exons ATGACTGAAAGCAGCCCGGGCACCAACTACAAAGAGTTTCGCCTACATAGCAATAAAAACCCCGACACCTTTGCAAGACATCTTGTTGCCGGTTCGCTTTTTGGCAACCAAAAGCTGCCCATATATCCCCGTTTATTCATGCAAAGGACCCCGGTACCCCGAATCATTGCTGCGTGCTACGTCGGCGACCATCTCTGCGGCCACCCCGGATACGTCCACGGAGGTCTACCGTTCGTTCTGTTCGACGACATATTCGCATTGTGTGCCGGGATGGGGTTCGAAAGCGGCGTCGCAATGACAGCAAACATGAATATCAACTTTCGCAAGCCCTTGCTTCCGGAGCGTCTATGTATAATCCGTGCGGAGGTGGTGAGGCAACAAGGCCGCAAGGCTTGGGTTGAAGGCTCGGTGCGGAGTTTGGATGTATTCACTGCCAAAGATATGGAAAAAGTGTCCATGGCCGATAATGCTGGAATAAGTGCCGAGGAGGCGAATGCGACTCTTGTCGCTGAGGCTACAGCGGTGTTTGTTGAGCCAAAGTTTGCTCAT TCGATGGTCTCGCTACTTGGGAATCATTAG
- the csn-6 gene encoding COP9 signalosome complex subunit 6, which translates to MAAKSSNPLISNQKSSQVQAVLHPLVLLTISDYITRHTLRQQKGPIVGALLGQQNGREITIEHAFECHVREAPEVEGGYLLDASKFGARLEQMKTVHKERQLDFVGWYTLLPLTGPTPTILPIQTQILEGWNESAVLLGFHPDEVLNHSVGGKLPLTIYENNYEVDDQKAANPDGEDKRMEDGEAALKLKFSEVPYSVETDETEMISMNYVAAGGANATAASAPASTVAKDEKQAWSVASTSKGKRRLVEPKAYETDTIDETGVSHLTREEEEMVASLTTKANAIKMLHSRIRLLTAYLERLPPSDVSGEQPDSETMDTDHTIPSLPILRQIQALVNRFDLVIPSDEEAFNKELLQETNNANLVNLLSSVMQGVHGARDVGKKFHVVESAKKVGRKGRAEGYLASPGFNMPGTGDLLI; encoded by the exons ATGGCGGCAAAGAGCTCCAACCCGCTCATTTCCAACCAGAAGAGCTCCCAGGTGCAGGCCGTCCTCCATCCACTCGTCCTGCTTACCATTTCCGACTACATCACACGGCACACTCTCCGACAACAAAAGGGCCCTATAGTTGGTGCcctgcttggccagcaaaaTGGCCGCGAGATCACAATCGAACATGCCTTCGAGTGTCATGTGCGAGAAGCGCCCGAGGTTGAAGGCGGCTATCTGCTAGATGCCTCCAAGTTTGGGGCCAGATTAGAGCAAA TGAAAACTGTACACAAAGAGCGACAATTAGATTTCGTGGGCTGGTACACCCTCCTACCACTCACAGGCCCGACACCCACAATTCTCCCAATCCAAACCCAGATCCTCGAAGGATGGAACGAGTCGGCCGTGCTTCTAGGCTTCCATCCGGATGAAGTGCTGAACCATTCTGTAGGCGGCAAACTTCCCCTCACCATTTACGAAAACAACTACGAAGTCGACGACCAAAAGGCTGCCAACCCCGAtggcgaggacaagaggatggaagacggcgaggctgcgCTGAAACTCAAGTTCAGCGAAGTGCCCTACTCTGTCGAGACCGACGAAACCGAAATGATAAGTATGAACTACGTAGCCGCTGGCGGGGCCAACGCCACGGCTGCATCTGCTCCAGCGTCGACTGTCGCCAAGGACGAGAAACAAGCTTGGTCCGTCGCGTCAACGAGCAAGGGCAAACGACGCCTTGTTGAGCCAAAGGCCTATGAAACGGACACCATAGACGAAACCGGCGTCTCTCATCTCACtagagaagaggaggaaatggTCGCTTCACTAACTACCAAAGCAAACGCCATCAAGATGCTCCATTCACGGATCCGCCTCCTCACCGCCTATCTCGAGCGCCTGCCTCCTTCCGACGTCTCCGGCGAACAGCCAGACAGCGAAACCATGGACACAGATCACACCATTCCATCACTACCCATTCTTCGACAGATCCAGGCCCTCGTCAACCGGTTCGACCTTGTCATCCCCTCAGATGAGGAGGCCTTCAACAAGGAACTGCTCCAAGAAACAAACAACGCCAATCTCGTCAACCTCCTAAGTAGCGTTATGCAGGGCGTCCACGGTGCCAGGGACGTGGGGAAGAAGTTCCACGTTGTCGAGTCGGCCAAGAAGGTGGGGCGAAAGGGCAGGGCCGAGGGTTATCTAGCCTCGCCGGGATTCAATATGCCTGGCACGGGGGACCTTTTGATATAG
- the vps17 gene encoding Vacuolar protein sorting-associated protein, with protein sequence MDYSASINESEDPAASPWGSSPVQSPQHSRTGFAPIPGDNGSSPFPYSPPPGILEASGDTDGFQRSDTATTESGTEGGDLDQSATLASSAAEFAGESHPHASQPPQQAGEPQPRVPGSNQQAEQAQKIPPAQQRPQFKLQAKITGLERTGKKDPVLRFDVHTNLPAFRTTQYRDVRRLHSEFVKLGQHLISANPEALVPAVPPPVTAAGAGTDEDENRVKAMIQRWFNYVCSNETLMRDDEMVLFVESDFGYSPLVKMKQPATGVRRKILKQFAPPPDDTPELADARPTVKLFYLGTMDAGHKVDKMVKARRGLGLAESDYGVKLSSMHVQEPHPGLANAYKKLGRVIQTMGDYHAAQATAQAAAIGDPFQYHSQDAFIVKESLTNRQILIREFLQSQEATRGKLNAADRLKASSSVRREKVDEAITALDDARQFEANLYNKTNRVTHNLVQERRKWFARTSADLRTSIRDYVLREIDAERRTLALLETVRPDIRSIDASGGLSRLGRESHPTVRRSSLASSQGPKGDAWSGVPRRSDATRSTSSSFMGKVAEEAEGKEDDVRESQRVPGLAGVNEEDDDDRIDARNAASRLATSTF encoded by the exons ATGGACTATAGTGCCTCAATCAACGAATCTGAAGACCCGGCCGCCTCTCCTTGGGGGAGCAGCCCCGTGCAATCGCCACAGCATTCGCGCACTGGCTTTGCGCCAATTCCTGGCGATAATGGGAGCTCCCCATTCCCATATAGCCCGCCACCGGGAATCCTGGAAGCATCTGGCGATACTGACGGATTCCAGCGGTCTGATACTGCAACCACGGAATCAGGCACTGAGGGCGGTGATCTTGATCAGTCTGCAACCTTGGCCTCTTCTGCAGCTGAATTCGCGGGTGAATCGCATCCCCATGCTTCCCAACCTCCCCAGCAAGCCGGCGAACCCCAACCGCGAGTACCCGGCTCCAACCAACAGGCCGAACAGGCACAGAAAATACCTCCAGCTCAGCAGAGGCCGCAGTTCAAGCTCCAGGCCAAGATTACAGGCCTTGAACGAACCGGCAAGAAGGACCCTGTGCTCCGGTTCGATGTTCAT ACAAACCTCCCGGCGTTCCGAACCACGCAGTATCGAGATGTCAGACGCCTCCACTCCGAGTTTGTCAAGCTCGGACAGCATCTCATATCGGCCAATCCCGAAGCTCTCGTGCCTGCTGTCCCGCCTCCAGTAACCGCGGCAGGTGCGGGAAcagacgaagacgagaaCAGAGTAAAGGCAATGATACAACGATGGTTCAATTATGTCTGCAGCAATGAGACTCTCATGCGAGACGATGAGATGGTGCTCTTTGTCGAGAGTGACTTTGGCTACAGTCCACTGGTCAAGATGAAGCAGCCAGCTACTGGGGTCCGCAGAAAGATATTGAAGCAGTTTGCCCCTCCCCCTGATGATACCCCCGAGTTAGCAGACGCTCGTCCAACCGTGAAGCTGTTCTATCTGGGAACCATGGACGCCGGTCACAAGGTCGATAAAATGGTCAAAGCCAGAAGAG GCCTGGGGCTCGCTGAATCCGACTACGGCGTCAAGCTCAGCAGCATGCACGTCCAAGAGCCTCATCCCGGCCTCGCAAACGCCTATAAAAAGCTTGGCCGCGTCATCCAGACCATGGGCGACTACCACGCCGCCCAGGCCACCGCgcaagccgccgccattggtgACCCGTTTCAGTACCACTCCCAAGATGCCTTCATCGTGAAGGAGTCCCTCACCAACCGCCAAATCCTGATCCGAGAATTCCTCCAGTCGCAAGAAGCCACCAGGGGCAAACTCAACGCCGCGGACCGCCTGAAAGCTAGTTCTAGCGTGCGTCGTGAAAAGGTTGACGAAGCCATCACCGCCCTTGATGACGCTCGTCAATTCGAAGCCAACCTATACAACAAGACGAACCGCGTGACGCACAATCTCGTTCAAGAACGACGAAAATGGTTTGCCAGGACGTCCGCGGATCTCCGAACCAGCATTCGCGACTATGTCCTTCGTGAAATTGACGCGGAGAGACGAACCCTGGCGCTTTTGGAGACTGTACGCCCGGACATTCGGTCCATTGACGCATCAGGCGGCTTGAGCCGACTTGGTCGGGAGTCGCACCCCACTGTGCGCCGATCAAGCCTTGCTTCGAGCCAGGGGCCAAAGGGGGATGCATGGAGCGGCGTGCCGCGTCGATCCGACGCCACGCGCAGCACATCGAGTAGCTTCATGGGCAAAGTTGCagaggaggccgagggcaaggAGGACGATGTGAGGGAGAGCCAGAGGGTGCCAGGGCTGGCGGGTGTGaatgaggaggatgatgacgatcGGATTGATGCGAGGAACGCAGCGAGCAGATTGGCTACTAGCACGTTTTAA
- the ARO7 gene encoding Chorismate mutase, whose protein sequence is MDSAVDMNDASKVLDLSRIRFQLIRLEDTITFHLIERVQFALNKTIYTPGAIKIPNSNLSFFDWYFSEQEKLQSLIRRYESPDEYPFFPDAVQTPILKPLNYPKILHPNDVNVNDKIKKFYIEKFLPAVCPDFGRRDRGESQENYGSAATSDFACLQALSRRIHFGKFVAESKYRSDPETYKKLILANDRAGIAESITNKAVEKSVLARLRLKALTYGKDPSVSDDSEEHGKIDVDAVVAMYEDFVIPLTKEVEVEYLMQRLEGKD, encoded by the exons ATGGACTCCGCAGTTGACATGAACGATGCCTCCAAGGTATTGGACCTGTCCCGAATTCGCTTCCAATTGAT TCGCCTAGAAGATACAATCACGTTTCACCTCATTGAGCGTGTCCAATTCGCTCTGAACAAG ACAATCTACACGCCCGGCGCCATCAAAATCCCCAACAGCAACCTCTCCTTCTTCGACTGGTACTTTTCCGAACAGGAGAAGCTCCAATCCCTCATCCGCCGGTACGAATCCCCCGACGAATACCCCTTCTTCCCGGACGCCGTGCAGACCCCGATCCTCAAGCCCCTCAACTACCCCAAGATCCTGCACCCCAACGACGTCAACGTCAacgacaagatcaagaagTTCTACATTGAAAAGTTCCTGCCCGCCGTGTGCCCCGACTTCGGACGCCGGGACCGCGGCGAGTCGCAGGAGAACTATGGCTCCGCCGCAACGTCCGACTTTGCCTGTTTGCAGGCGCTGTCGCGGAGGATTCATTTCGGGAAATTCGTCGCAGAGTCCAAGTACCGGTCCGACCCGGAAACCTACAAGAAGCTGATTCTGGCGAATGACCGGGCGGGCATCGCCGAGAGCATCACGAACAAGGCGGTCGAGAAGTCTGTGCTCGCCAGGTTGCGCCTGAAGGCGCTGACGTATGGAAAGGACCCCTCCGTCTCGGACGACTCTGAAGAGCatggcaagattgacgtGGACGCCGTGGTGGCCATGTACGAGGATTTTGTGATTCCCTTGACCAAGGAGGTCGAGGTTGAGTACTTGATGCAGAGGCTGGAGGGGAAAGACTAG
- the CRPE gene encoding Catalase-related peroxidase, with protein MAPDSAHDGASTAPGDPIQDLPRELVDQMTSMFGYHAGYRTTHAKGLLVEGEFKPSNEAKSLSTAAHFNQPSTAIIGRFSVGGGIPNIPDADNQATPKGLAIRFLIDGWTYTDLIAHSFNGFAANNGQDFLTFLKLFFAEGVAKKLLDDAVKQGGSYSKEKADFEQAVKVFKTWLGTHPSAFRFVDSPKPNPFNYGTITYYQPNTHVLTNANGDSVNVRYRLDPADGVHLFPENGAPKDPNYLEDDLLHRFPTTPIVFNLQANVAGPDDILDDATIPYKSTKWVPVGTIEINKVAEDNANKQQKIAFSPVPESGGVHGIKSSNDPLIQTRKGVYHISSKQRQEAKREPGGVAETWP; from the exons ATGGCTCCCGACTCGGCTCATGATGGCGCTTCTACCGCGCCAGGAGATCCCATCCAGGATCTCCCCCGGGAGTTGGTCGACCAAATGACCTCCATGTTCGGCTACCATGCCGGTTATCGCACAA CACACGCCAAAGGTCTCCTCGTAGAGGGAGAATTCAAGCCATCCAACGAGGCGAAATCCCTTTCTACAGCCGCTCATTTCAACCAGCCTTCCACCGCAATCATCGGTCGATTCtccgttggcggcggcatcccCAACATTCCCGACGCAGACAACCAAGCCACCCCCAAGGGACTCGCCATTCGCTTCTTGATTGATGGATGGACATACACTGATTTGATTGCCCATTCCTTCAACGGCTTCGCCGCCAACAACGGCCAAGACTTCTTGACGTTCCTCAAGCTCTTCTTTGCCGAAGGCGTTGCCAAGAAGCTCCTCGACGATGCTGTAAAACAAGGCGGGAGCTATTCCAAGGAGAAAGCGGATTTTGAACAGGCAGTCAAGGTATTCAAGACGTGGTTGGGAACACACCCGTCTGCCTTTAGATTCGTCGACTCTCCCAAGCCCAACCCCTTCAACTACGGCACCATTACATATTACCAGCCCAACACCCACGTTTTAACCAACGCAAACGGTGACAGCGTAAATGTGCGATACCGTCTCGACCCCGCAGACGGAGTACATTTGTTCCCCGAGAATGGTGCGCCCAAGGACCCCAACTACCTGGAGGACGATCTCCTGCACAGGTTTCCCACAACACCCATCGTCTTCAATCTTCAGGCCAACGTTGCAGGTCCCGATGACATCCTGGATGATGCTACCATTCCGTACAAAAGCACGAAATGGGTCCCCGTGGGCACGATTGAGATCAACAAGGTTGCCGAGGACAATGCGAATAAGCAGCAGAAAATCGCGTTTAGTCCTGTGCCTGAAAGCGGAGGCGTGCATGGAATCAAGTCGAGCAACGATCCGTTGATTCAAACTAGGAAGGGGGTTTACCACATAAGCTCGAAGCAGAGGCAAGAAGCAAAGAGGGAGCCGGGTGGCGTTGCTGAGACTTGGCCCTAA
- the mdv1 gene encoding Mitochondrial division protein 1 → MADQDSHYDFLEDVDDEQSIISTRGLEAFGRKVTTTASHLMAPNAEATAHHYQTAMKQVHRQLTRPSVQQSVFALARRTPTEIVRSRLSTAEIQHRAVSFLPDDLLSNIPEDDNAYSLFQGFKASFPEMTDEGKKHRRRVSRGRTLLDDRQRTGSPGPVASLSHVQKEKAAMMHEFELLGVRKSMASSEIREIDNKIANLQGMRKIILERLAGLEQEEALLEHDIIDVEGRLEVAQALADEAEVIARNTPTKDEVDLVGDADDHDPEFMSQSVYEKLPGSKNSTPRRPKKVHRRKSMPILHEHFEAGSNIRQLRAHKDTVTAMDFDAPFGTMVTAALDDTVKVWDLNAGRCIGILNGHTASVRTLQVEDNILATGSADATVRLWDLSRSSYDPHGNSYGKEDEEDEDAIAFENPNDQPIDPPEDSMNDCELYTLQAHVDEVTALHFRGDVLVSGSADKTIRHWDLEKGRCVQTLDVMWAAAQASATANIDGGWRPTGRASSSSADFVGALQVFESALACGTADGMVRLWDLRSGQVHRSLVGHTGAVTCLQFDDVHLVTGSLDRSVRIWDLRTGAIFDAYAYDNPITSMMFDTRRIVSAAGEDVVKVYDKVEGRQWDCGAGITEEGKNPGVVEHVRVRDGYLVEGRRDGIVGVWTC, encoded by the exons ATGGCTGATCAAGACAGCCACTATGACTTCCTCGAAGATGTCGATGACGAGCAGTCCATTATCTCG ACCCGCGGCTTGGAGGCATTCGGGCGCAAAGTCACCACCACGGCCTCCCATCTCATGGCCCCCAATGCCGAGGCCACCGCGCACCATTACCAGACGGCTATGAAGCAGGTCCACAGGCAGTTGACTCGTCCCTCCGTACAGCAGAGCGTCTTTGCCCTGGCCAGAAGGACCCCCACAGAGATTGTGCGCTCCAGGCTGTCTACCGCCGAGATTCAGCATCGCGCCGTCAGTTTCCTGCCCGACGACTTGCTATCCAACATTCCCGAAGATGATAATGCCTACTCGCTGTTTCAAGGCTTCAAGGCCAGCTTCCCTGAGATGACCGACGAGGGCAAGAAACACCGTCGCCGCGTGTCGAGGGGCAGAACATTGCTGGATGACAGGCAACGAACCGGGTCCCCCGGGCCTGTCGCGAGTCTGTCGCATGTACAAAAGGAAAAGGCTGCCATGATGCATGAatttgagcttcttggcgtTCGGAAGAGCATGGCCAGTAGCGAGATCCGTGAGATAGACAACAAAATCGCAAACTTGCAAGGCATGCGCAAGATTATCTTGGAACGGCTTGCAGGTTTGGAGCAAGAAGAGGCACTTCTCGAGCATGACA TTATCGATGTTGAAGGACGGTTAGAAGTAGCACAAGCTTTAgcagacgaggccgaggtcaTTGCACGAAACACCCCGACCAAAGATGAAGTCGACCTTGTTGGCGACGCCGATGACCACGATCCCGAATTCATGTCACAATCCGTATACGAGAAGCTGCCCGGCTCAAAAAACAGTACACCAAGGAGACCGAAGAAGGTTCACCGTCGCAAGTCCATGCCTATCCTGCACGAGCATTTCGAGGCCGGGTCCAATATACGGCAGCTTCGCGCGCACAAAGACACTGTAACCGCCATGGACTTTGATGCGCCATTCGGCACCATGGTGACTGCTGCTCTCGACGATACCGTCAAAGTTTGGGACTTGAATGCTGGACGGTGTATAGGAATATTGAACGGACACACTGCCTCTGTCAGAACATTGCAGGTTGAGGACAACATTCTCGCCACTGGCTCTGCCGATGCTACCGTTCGTTTGTGGGATTTGAGTCGGTCAAGTTATGATCCCCACGGAAACAGCTACGGcaaggaggacgaggaggacgaggatgccatTGCGTTTGAAAACCCCAACGACCAGCCTATTGATCCTCCCGAGGACAGCATGAACGACTGTGAGCTATACACCCTGCAGGCCCATGTAGACGAGGTCACAGCATTGCACTTCAGAGGCGACGTTCTTGTCTCTGGTTCCGCAGACAAAACAATTCGGCATTGGGACCTCGAAAAGGGTCGATGTGTGCAAACGTTGGACGTCATGTGGGCGGCAGCTCAAGCATCCGCCACTGCCAACATCGACGGAGGCTGGAGACCAACCGGCCGCGCGTCAAGCAGCTCGGCCGACTTTGTGGGAGCATTGCAGGTCTTTGAATCGGCATTGGCCTGTGGAACGGCCGATGGCATGGTACGGTTGTGGGATCTGCGAAGTGGTCAAGTTCACCGCAGCCTCGTAGGGCACACTGGTGCCGTGACCTGTCTTCAATTTGATGACGTGCACCTTGTAACTGGTAGCTTGGATAGAAGTGTCAGG ATATGGGATCTCCGTACAGGCGCCATCTTCGACGCCTACGCATACGACAACCCCATCACGAGCATGATGTTCGATACTAGGAGAATAGTGAGCGCCGCGGGAGAAGACGTGGTCAAGGTGTATGATAAAGTTGAAGGCAGACAGTGGGACTGCGGCGCAGGCATCACCGAGGAGGGCAAGAATCCCGGCGTCGTGGAGCATGTGCGTGTAAGAGATGGTTATCTGGTCGAAGGCCGGAGGGACGGCATTGTAGGTGTATGGACATGTTAG
- the JMJ30 gene encoding Lysine-specific demethylase: protein MAPRDEVLSWYRAATETLISAPAKDDRDPESAAVNVLLQRQAKALLVIHDALGDSSPHQVNESLLTRRLSDVVSISASKFYAYRFDLLPCQWRQIHTDALILSTHHDVLCSLGQNAWLADAVLDGVVEKLDRAVITAGGAGVLGTAWVEKTLRLLEDLCDALPGEPPAAKRAKRAHAHFALGEPYGRPALSPDRTCPARSGWSLAAFERYMNGDTSPRPVVFTDLVAAWPALTSRPWKSPCYLLSRTFGGRRLVPVEIGRSYVDPGWGQELVPFGAFLSSYVSPEGGGEEVGYLAQHDLFSQIPSLRGDICTPDFCWSSVPMHPADPARNKAPVDVPLVNAWFGPARTITPLHTDAYHNLLVQVVGTKYVRLYPPWSKAMRPRGEEDGVDMSNTSSLDVGVLEGWDEDAQGMTEEEREAARSELESEEYWECVLEEGDTLLIPMGWWHYVRSLSVSFSVSFWWN from the coding sequence ATGGCCCCCCGCGACGAAGTACTATCATGGTACCGCGCCGCCACCGAAACGCTCATCAGCGCACCTGCCAAAGATGACCGGGATCCAGAAagcgccgccgtcaacgtGCTGCTCCAGCGCCAAGCCAAGgctctcctcgtcatccacgACGCCCTCGGGGATTCCTCGCCTCACCAAGTCAACGAGTCCCTCCTGACAAGAAGGCTAAGTGATGTCGTGTCGATATCCGCATCCAAGTTCTACGCCTACCGGTTCGATTTGCTGCCCTGCCAATGGCGCCAGATCCACACCGACGCCCTCATCCTGTCCACCCATCACGACGTGCTCTGCTCCTTGGGCCAGAACGCCTGGCTAGCCGACGCGGTGCTGGACGGCGTCGTGGAAAAGCTAGACAGGGCCGTCATCACCGCCGGGGGAGCCGGCGTCCTGGGGACGGCGTGGGTAGAAAAGACGCTCCGGCTGCTGGAGGACCTTTGCGACGCCCTCCCCGGCGAGCCGCCCGCCGCGAAACGGGCAAAACGCGCCCATGCGCACTTTGCCCTCGGCGAGCCCTACGGCCGGCCTGCGTTGTCTCCGGACCGGACTTGTCCCGCCCGCAGTGGCTGGTCCCTCGCCGCGTTTGAGAGGTACATGAACGGGGACACGTCTCCGCGgcccgtcgtcttcaccgacctcgtcgccgcctgGCCTGCGCTTACGAGCCGTCCCTGGAAATCGCCTTGCTACCTGCTCTCGCGGACTTTTGGCGGCCGGCGCCTCGTGCCGGTGGAAATCGGCCGCAGCTACGTCGACCCCGGCTGGGGGCAGGAACTCGTGCCCTTTGGGGCCTTCTTGTCGAGCTATGTTTCGCCCGAGGGCGGGGGGGAGGAGGTGGGCTACCTGGCGCAGCACGACCTGTTCAGCCAGATCCCCTCGCTGAGGGGCGACATTTGCACCCCGGATTTCTGCTGGTCCTCGGTGCCCATGCACCCTGCTGATCCGGCCAGGAACAAGGCGCCGGTGGATGTGCCGCTGGTCAATGCGTGGTTTGGGCCCGCCCGGACCATCACGCCTCTTCACACGGACGCGTATCATAACCTGCTGGTGCAGGTTGTCGGGACAAAGTACGTGAGGCTGTATCCGCCGTGGAGCAAGGCGATGAGGCcgaggggggaggaggacggcgtcgacatgaGCAATACCAGCTCGCTGGATGTAGGGGTCCTCGAGGGCTGGGATGAGGATGCGCAGGGAATGACcgaggaagagagggaggcggccaggagCGAGCTGGAGAGCGAGGAGTACTGGGAGTGCGTCCTGGAGGAGGGGGATACGTTGCTGATTCCGATGGGGTGGTGGCACTACGTGAGGAGTCTGAGTGTGAGTTTCAGCGTAAGCTTTTGGTGGAATTAG
- the NMRAL1_0 gene encoding NmrA-like family domain-containing protein 1, which yields MKTALVIGGTGAQGVPVVKALASDSKYAVRVITRNASSKDAIELATIPGVTILEGNTYHEPTLREALKDVDYVFANTNGFAIGEMAEIYWGIRIYELCRESRVKHFIYASLEYASKLGNFDPKYRCGHVDGKGKVADYISAQPITPMAWTVVTSCMYMEGLSEFLQPFPDREDPSTLVFAAPLGDGKCPLIYLEDYGHYVRWVFDTPSRSSGMQLHVATEDIAWKDLAAAFTKVTGRKAVYKDLTLDEYFKLPIFPNPEMTVGHSTSGENPTLFTFRENFSGFWNMWKDNLTKRDYELLDEILPSRVKSVQEWMEKSGYTGEPSPVLKDYRDGVGSRNAPKT from the exons ATGAAAACCGCTCTGGTCATAGGAGGTACCGGTGCTCAGGGTGTGCCGGTTGTCAAAG CACTGGCATCCGATTCCAAATATGCCGTCCGCGTCATTACAAGAAACGCTTCTTCCAAGGATGCCATAGAATTGGCGACCATCCCTGGAGTTACAATTTTGGAAGGAAATACCTACCATGAGCCAACTCTTCGTGAGGCGCTGAAGGACGTGGACTACGTCTTTGCCAATACCAACGGATTTGCCATTGGCGAAATGGCAGAAATCTACTGGGGCATCCGCATTTATGAGCTTTGTCGGGAATCTAGAGTGAAGCACTTCATTTACGCATCTCTCGAGTATGCTTCAAAGCTCGGCAACTTTGACCCTAAATACCGTTGCGGCCACGTTGACGGAAAAGGCAAAGTTGCCGACTACATTTCAGCTCAACCCATTACACCAATGGCCTGGACTGTTGTAACCTCTTGCATGTACATGGAAGGACTGTCAGAATTTCTCCAACCCTTTCCTGACCGTGAAGATCCAAGCACTCTTGTCTTTGCAGCCCCGCTGGGAGACGGAAAATGCCCTCTCATCTATCTCGAGGACTATGGCCACTATGTCCGATGGGTTTTCGATACGCCATCTCGCAGCAGCGGCATGCAGTTGCATGTCGCAACGGAAGATATCGCTTGGAAAGACCTTGCTGCTGCCTTCACAAAGGTGACTGGCAGAAAGGCGGTATATAAAGACctaaccctggacgaataCTTCAAACTGCCAATTTTTCCAAATCCCGAAATGACGGTTGGTCATTCCACTAGTGGGGAGAATCCTACCCTGTTTACTTTCCGGGAAAACTTTTCAGGCTTTTGGAACATGTGGAAGGATAACCTGACAAAGCGTGATTACGAGCTTCTGGATGAGATCCTGCCGTCGCGGGTGAAGAGTGTGCAAGAATGGATGGAGAAGTCTGGATATACTGGAGAACCCTCGCCAGTTCTCAAGGACTACCGTGATGGGGTGGGCAGCAGAAATGCTCCCAAGACGTAA